A stretch of DNA from Vanacampus margaritifer isolate UIUO_Vmar chromosome 1, RoL_Vmar_1.0, whole genome shotgun sequence:
AATTCCCCACTATTAATCACTGTATGTCCCTCTCCTTTAGAAGAACCCCTGTGGAAGAAACCACCGAAGGAACCACAGGTTGAAGCAAAAGCCACCGGAAACAAAACAGATGCAAAGAAGCCCTTTATTGTAAGGGTTTCCAAGGTTAAAATGCCAAAAATGGCGGAGGAAGATAAGAAAGATGTGAGGAAACCTGCCAAAGAGGAGAAAAAGATGAAGGAAACTCTTATTGTAAGGAGGTTTCCAaaagaagaaattaaaaatgagacATTACACAAGAAAGTAATCCCCAAAACTCTCAAAGAAGTTAAAGAGCCTTCTAGAAAAGAGGAggtcaaaaaacaacacaaagaagagaaagaagtagaagaaccttctaagaaaggaaagaaaactccaaaagaagttaaaaaacatcttaaaaaagaaatgggTGTCAAGGAACCCCAGAAAGAAGTAAAGGAACCTTATAAAGAGGTCAAGAAATCTCATATAGAAGTCAAAGAACCTTATAGGAAAGAGAAGGAGATAAAGATACCTCACAAAGCTGCGAAGGAGGTCAATGAAACTTCTAAGGAAGATAAGAAACTTTATAAAGAAGAGATCAAGGTCAAACTAACTATAGAGGTAGTCAAAAAAGCacagaaagaagagaaaaaaatcaaagaacCTTCTAAGCAAGCCAAGAAACCTccaaaagaggaggaggaggtcaaAATACTTTCTATAAAAGAGAAGGAAGTCAAGAAACCccagaaagaaacaaaacatgtcAAAGAAATGTTGAAGGAAGCCAGGAAACCTCCCAAAGAAGTTGATGAACCTTCAAGAGAAGCCAAGAAATCTCCAAAAGAAGTCAGAGAACCATCTAGAAAAGAGAAAGCAGTCAAGAAGCCTCTCAAAGAAGAGAAAGAGGTCAAAGAACATTCCGAAGAAGTCAAGAAACCTCTTAAAGAAGAGAAGGATATCAAAGAACCTTCTAGAAAAGAGAAGGAAGTTAAGAAACGTCTGAAAGAAGATACAGAGGTCAAAATAACTTCCAAGGAAGTCAAGAAGCAGCAGGAACAAGACAAGGTGGTCAAAGAACCTTCTAGAAAAGAGAAGGAAGTAAAGAAACTTCCAGAAGAAGTTACAGAGGTCAAAATAACTTCAACGGAAGTCAAGAAGCCGCACAAGCAAGACAAGGTGGTCAAAGAACCTTCTAAGAAAGCCAAGAAACCTCTGACAGAAGAAAGAGAAGTTAAAGAACCTTCTAAGGGAGCCAAGAAACCTCCAAAAGAAGTAAAAGAActttcaagaaaagaaaaggaacctGAGAAACCTCTGAAAGAAGTTAAAGAActttcaagaaaagaaaaggaacctgagaaacctccaaaagaAGTAAAAGAActttcaagaaaagaaaaggaacctgagaaacctccaaaagaAGTTAAAGAActttcaagaaaagaaaaggaacctgagaaacctccaaaagaAGTTAAAGAActttcaagaaaagaaaaggaacctGAGAAACCTCCGAAAGAAGTAAAAGAActttcaagaaaagaaaaggaacctGAGAAACCTCTGAAAGAAGTTAAAGAACTTTCAAGAAAAGAGAAGGAACCTGAGAAACCTCCGAAAGAAATAAAAGAActttcaagaaaagaaaaggaacctGAGAAACCTCTGAAAGAAGTTAAAGAACTTTCAAGAAAAGAGAAGGAACCTGAGAAACCTCCGAAAGAAGGCAAAGAACCTCTTCAGGAAGCCAAGAAACCTCAGAAAGAAGCAAAATACATCAAAGAACCTTCCAAAGATGCAAAGAAActtcaaaaagaactcaaagAAGTTTCTACCAAAGAGAAAGAAGTCCAGAAACATAAGAAAGAAGAGAAGGTGGTCAAAGAATCAACAAAGCATGAGATGGTAGAGAAAGTCAAAGATGACAAGGATGATGTTAGCAAACCTCTCAAAGAACAAAAGGTTGTGGAACCACTCAAAGAAGAAGCTGGAAAATTACACAGAGAGAAACCTCACAGAAAACTACAAATCATCAGTGCATTACTCAAAGAAGTACAAGAGAAATCACTGAGCGAAAGCAAAGAAGACAAGAGGCGTCCTCTAGAAAAAGTTGACAAAGCTCTCAAAAAGGAGAGCAGCATAAAGGAACATCGCAAAGAAGTTAAGAAACCAACCATGGAGGAAAAAGAAATCAAGAAACCCGTCAAAGCAGACATAAAAGCAAACGTGTCTTCTGTAGTACTAAAAGAACCTGAGAAACCACATGGAGATGAGTCAGCAGTCAAAGACAAGAGACAGCCTTCTAAAAGATTTTTCCAGAAAGAAGTTacagaaacaaagaaaactGAGAAAGATgagaaagaagggaaaaaaactcttGAAAAAGTGGTCATCTTCAGGAGAACTTCCAAAGACCGTGCGGAAGCtttcaaaaaaacacacaaagaactTAGCAATAAAACAGAAGAAGTCAAGAAGCCTCTTAAAGAGGAAAAGGAACCCATGAAACATCTTACAGAAGAGCTCCAGAAACCAGAGGTGCAAGATTCCAAGGCCACCACTAGGGAGAAAGAAGAGAAGAGACCACATAAAGAACATGAAGTCAGGAAAGAGGAGAAGGATGTCAAGAGATCTCTTAAAAAACAGACAACGCTCCTGAAACCaattggagtagagaaaccatCTCAAGAGGTCCACAAGGAACGTAAACCCTCTGAgggaaaagagaagaagaaaccTACAAAGGAAGAAGATAAGATTCCACATGAAGAACATGAAGTCAGGAAAGAGGAGAAGGATGTCAAGAGATCTCTTAGAAAACAGACAACATTCCTGAAACCaattggagtagagaaaccatCTCAAGAGGTCCACAAGGAACGTAAACCCTCTGAgggaaaagagaagaagaaaccACCTGAGGAAGAAGACAAGATTCCACGTGAAGAAGTTGGTGAATCTTTGATAGAAGAGAAAGATGTCACAATATCCctcagaaaagaaagaaaactcctgAAACCAAGTCAAGAGAAAGACATCCAGAAACCTTCTCAAGAAGTCCCAGATAAAAGTAAACCCTCTGAGATGAAAGAGGAGAAGAAGCCTCCCAAAGCAGAGGACAAGGTAACACATAAAGTAGACACCAGGAGATCTTTAAGAGAGGAGATGGAAGTCTTTAGATCTATCAGAAGACAGACTAGGTCCCAGAAACCAACCAGAATGGAGAAGGAACCTGAGAAAACACCCCAAGAAGTCCCAGAAGAGAGTAAACCCTCTGGGGTGAAAGAGAAGAGTCCACTCAAAGAGCCCCTGGTGGAAGAACCAAAAACACACACCGAAGTAGAGGTTGAAGAGAAGAAAGCTCCCAGGAGAGAAAAACAAGTCAAGGTGGCAGATGAAACCGAAGTTAGGAAATCACCGAAGGAACCTCAGCTCCCCGTGAGGGAAAAGAAACTGACAAAAGCTCCCACCAAGGAAGAACCTGAAGACAGCATTTCCAAAGAACTCAAGAAGCCCAAGAAGCAAAAACCAAAGGAACCCTCTCAAGAGCTTTCGAAGGAGTCCAAAAAGGAACCACACAAGCTGACCCGGGTGCTGTCGAAAGATGTCAAAGTGACTGCCGAAGGTACAACGGACACTTCCAAAGTTCACAAAGAAGTCAAGAAGACTCTGAAAGAAAAACCCACACCGACAGGTAAGTTGGTGGTTCGAGAACATCTGGACATCAGGAAAACttaaaactaaaagaaaataaatcattaaaaacaaacacaatggtGCTTTGAAATGTGAGTGAcctgacaatttttttgagATAAGAGCATAACTTTCACATGGTGCTGAATAATCGGCTGTTCTTCTTCCTTTCCAGCCGATGTATCCAAGCGACCTCTCAGCTTGCTGAGAGTCACTAAAAAGCAAATAGCCACTGTCCTCAAAAAGGAACACGTGAATGtgacaaaagaaaaaggtcAATCTAATCTATCGTTTTCCTAATATGATcagttttaatgtgttttattgatGTATTAATCTTTTGAAAATATAGAAGCCCCAGAAGTTCCCAAGGTGAAATCCAAAGCAGAACCTACAAAAAAAGGTATTTACATGTTATCGTCACGTTCTCACGCCGATCCCCAAACAGGCAAAAAGCCTTTCGGACTTCCATTGGCCGATCTATTTTCTGTACCACTAATCTTCATCCATAAGAAAAGGACTGACTTCCCAAACTCTttttcaaaggtcttagagccatgTGTGATGCAATCAATGAAACAAAGAGCTGGCTTAGCAGTCTAATAGGCAGAAATTAATCTTTGCACAAGCTTACctttttatcttatcttatcttatcttattttagtttatcttattttagtttagtttagcttagcttatttTAGCATAGTTTAgcttagtttattttaggttagtttagtttagtttatcttattttagcttagcttattttagtttagtttatcttatcttatcttcaCTTAGTTTCGTTtatcttaaattagcttcttttacCTTAGCTTACTTTAGCTTTAGCTTATTTTAGCTTATCTTACGCAAATGTATCAAACCGAGCTATTTTTACGTATCTAAAAAACAGTTGTACTTTTTGACAGTCACAAAGGATAAAGCTGAAGCAGTCGTCACGAAAATAGGTGAAGCTTCCTTTTGTCCGGAAATCAATTAAAATCTGAAGctgttttgtcttcatttttgaaaaaaatatttttgaatgtgtTGCCAGAACAAGAACGTCCTGCAAAAAACATTTCTCTGCTGAAAGAGAGAGTGAAAATAGTGACAATGAAAAAAggtaatttctttctttctttctttctgtctttctttacttttaaattcaaatttttcaaatttatatTATCATTAATGATCTATTTCAGTTATCACAAGGCCAACAAAGAAAGTCCAGGAGACCCCTACAAAGACACGTATGCATGAGCAACAATTCTATGGAAAGTCAGTGGTAGCTTGACTTATGAGACGTTCCCaagcttgatgctaacacacTATGCTAGCCGCCATAGACATGATAACGAAACTAGCATCAATGTTATTATAAATCTTTAAACAACTTATATTTGAACGCAAACAGTCGCGACACATTCTGAAAGAGTATACGACAAAACTCACAAGCGTATATTTTTTATCctctgcacaaaaaaaagaccaatattATTGCAGCTGGTCATAAAAGGAATTTAACTCGTAAGTCAAGATAccactgaattattttttttatttttttatattcactttGTCGTTTTTTTAGCAGCTGAAGACATCAGACTAAAGACAAAAGCAAGAGGTAGTTTAGATTTATGCGAATTATATTCTacagtcataataataataatataatgtattaATTGTTATACTTGAGTGCTGTCAAAGGTTAATACGTGTTCAATAGTTCAATAATTGCTAGCAAAATAtgaatacttttttgttttgctgtttgcAGAAGCAGGtgttgctcccaaaaatgtgactCTTGCCAGAGAGAAAGTGAAAGTGGTTCCGTTAAAAAAAGGTCCGCTTATAATTGTTTTCATATGAAAGGATGACTTACAGGATGCTGTCATTTGAATataatactattattattaatgttattatttatgttCATAGATGATGTTGTCAGGGAGAAGAGGCCTGTGACTGCTAAAGGTTTGTTGCTTTCAGctgtgacattttcattttcattcgtAACAGACTAATCATTATTTTTCctattatttcatttcattacattctattcattttatttgaagtgTCCGTCTCAGACGACAAGACTGAAGCAAAAAGGAGAAAGGCCACATCGCTCCTCAAGACAAAAGGTAGATTCCATTTTGTTTCCCAGCAACGTTAGCGTTCATGCTTCTGGTACAACGTCAAGCAAAAAGTGGCCGTTGTTgtgattttattgtatttattgtttttaacagCAGAGCACGAGACCTCCAAAGAAAATCAAAAGCCCAAAACAGTGACAAAAGGTACATacttaatattgtatttgtgtattttttagcaCTTCCTATTGGTGCAACACGGCACGTCCTTCAATATAAGCTCCTATGTAATTGAAATCACGtttcaaatggaaataaaatactcaatggttttattttattttcctaaaaAGTTTTGCTTGGTTTTATTGTGTAATTCTAAAATATTTACGATTCTATTTTTCAATGTAATCATTTCATTTGTGTATTTGAATCACGTTGCGTCATCGGGCTGTGAATTAAATACGAGTtgctataaaataatatatttacgGAAATGAGTGAGCATAATGTCTTTTGTGTTTAGAAAAAGCGGTGGAGAAAAAGGCAACCAAAGACGACCTGCCAAAAGgtaatataacaataacaataataattattattattattaattctcTTCTTGTATTCACAGAAGACAGAGTTCTTAAAGAGATACAAGACAAAAGTACGTTGCCTTCTTTTAGTGAACGTCATCATTTCTGACTATGACTAACTTGTTGATGTTGTTGTAGATAAATCCACAAAAGAGGAGCCGCCCAAAGGTAAACTTTGATTAACAAacttaaagatttttttaaagtgcttttaaCGTGTTTTGTTATTTCCTCAGCGGATTCTGATGACTTTGTCGTGGAAGGTGAGTACGAGAGGCAGTAGGTGACATCACGTGACATCACGTGACATGATGTGACGTAAGGCTGGCCAAGTTTGacatcgatttaaaaaaaatatttatttatttttttaaagaaaaagaatgtGCTGATCGGAGCAGTGTGTGTGCAAATTCCCGATGCTGTAAtggtaccctgaatgcaccgtgGCAACAAGTGTGTGACGTGATTCTGCCGCCCTTGAGCGTGTAGTAAATAGTAAatagtaaaaccctagtttgaaaccctaaccctaatttgaaaccctaatgtaaaaccctagtttgaaaccccaaccctaatttgaaaccgtaatttgaaaccctaaccctaatgtaaaaccctagtttgaaaccccaaccctaatttgaaaccctaaccctaatgtaaaac
This window harbors:
- the LOC144045366 gene encoding uncharacterized protein LOC144045366 — its product is MADGAQTANGSPTAAAACGSIKSKAVMVLNKLRVSVELLIALAALLCWLTVGVVMFDFVEYKAVPDIQHIMSDPVQAAYDAAEEVSNLVNKFQECAPDLSNPVSAASYALDEIGHAKDKFVQYFSDEEDVFYLSYVDPVVIGRGLFHSTNEFVCGGAASLRDTLCAAMDAMLYSIAHISKVLSSATIDPSFLDLVPWCRGLFSCTNDFMCSWLGSIQQFFCGILDSVLDLVKGSVDMSFLDPVAFGRNVISVTNDAVNKIKDGLQEVMTVTTDGVVDIVNDIQEVVYFSPSAVLNRTAEIIAEQYQMLVAAISGVLPDFDPTKAVQDAMLELTDKKDLFVAYMSAMIVGEQAEPMATPPEDVILKKDESAAPHSEIPMVKRKVEHVDASLDIQEKEEEEAADDEEEQQLQGNGEEGEKGQAEVTEEEVEAGEEEVTEVEGVLRVEVVEAVEVLFIGEEEEDIPFDGEEEDEKMTTFDASDDDAEMESTTEGEEEQDEEDEELTTAVEDEEEDKETGTLDDDDDDEEEALTTSAGEEDEDEQTATTDDHDEDEEEETKEEKTTTLDEEEIMEVEETTTLEEEEVEITTIDDVDEDEEDDEEDEKTTLVDEEERTLTIDDHDEEEETSTLDGEKDEEATTVDDDEDDDDGGEEKTTKGDEEEDEGYEEEEEITMVDYDDDEVEKTTEDEDEKWPLDDMEEEEEENEEETTNDDDDEEETTQVDDDDEEEEEDEETTKFVDDDEEEEEPTKIIDADEDEEENEEKTEVVGGDDGDDDEEEDAKNEETATLQSFVMTDDNEDSIQSKPFELEHDDKHDLHHDEEADLDEGELPVPRRGVQKHPSKHHTVVKEAIQKQLAARKVEVKDLLKEKKKEEKKDVKHEELLTNKTSEEKTTEKLKDIAKLLKKKTKKTKEEPLWKKPPKEPQVEAKATGNKTDAKKPFIVRVSKVKMPKMAEEDKKDVRKPAKEEKKMKETLIVRRFPKEEIKNETLHKKVIPKTLKEVKEPSRKEEVKKQHKEEKEVEEPSKKGKKTPKEVKKHLKKEMGVKEPQKEVKEPYKEVKKSHIEVKEPYRKEKEIKIPHKAAKEVNETSKEDKKLYKEEIKVKLTIEVVKKAQKEEKKIKEPSKQAKKPPKEEEEVKILSIKEKEVKKPQKETKHVKEMLKEARKPPKEVDEPSREAKKSPKEVREPSRKEKAVKKPLKEEKEVKEHSEEVKKPLKEEKDIKEPSRKEKEVKKRLKEDTEVKITSKEVKKQQEQDKVVKEPSRKEKEVKKLPEEVTEVKITSTEVKKPHKQDKVVKEPSKKAKKPLTEEREVKEPSKGAKKPPKEVKELSRKEKEPEKPLKEVKELSRKEKEPEKPPKEVKELSRKEKEPEKPPKEVKELSRKEKEPEKPPKEVKELSRKEKEPEKPPKEVKELSRKEKEPEKPLKEVKELSRKEKEPEKPPKEIKELSRKEKEPEKPLKEVKELSRKEKEPEKPPKEGKEPLQEAKKPQKEAKYIKEPSKDAKKLQKELKEVSTKEKEVQKHKKEEKVVKESTKHEMVEKVKDDKDDVSKPLKEQKVVEPLKEEAGKLHREKPHRKLQIISALLKEVQEKSLSESKEDKRRPLEKVDKALKKESSIKEHRKEVKKPTMEEKEIKKPVKADIKANVSSVVLKEPEKPHGDESAVKDKRQPSKRFFQKEVTETKKTEKDEKEGKKTLEKVVIFRRTSKDRAEAFKKTHKELSNKTEEVKKPLKEEKEPMKHLTEELQKPEVQDSKATTREKEEKRPHKEHEVRKEEKDVKRSLKKQTTLLKPIGVEKPSQEVHKERKPSEGKEKKKPTKEEDKIPHEEHEVRKEEKDVKRSLRKQTTFLKPIGVEKPSQEVHKERKPSEGKEKKKPPEEEDKIPREEVGESLIEEKDVTISLRKERKLLKPSQEKDIQKPSQEVPDKSKPSEMKEEKKPPKAEDKVTHKVDTRRSLREEMEVFRSIRRQTRSQKPTRMEKEPEKTPQEVPEESKPSGVKEKSPLKEPLVEEPKTHTEVEVEEKKAPRREKQVKVADETEVRKSPKEPQLPVREKKLTKAPTKEEPEDSISKELKKPKKQKPKEPSQELSKESKKEPHKLTRVLSKDVKVTAEGTTDTSKVHKEVKKTLKEKPTPTADVSKRPLSLLRVTKKQIATVLKKEHVNVTKEKEAPEVPKVKSKAEPTKKVTKDKAEAVVTKIEQERPAKNISLLKERVKIVTMKKVITRPTKKVQETPTKTPAEDIRLKTKAREAGVAPKNVTLAREKVKVVPLKKDDVVREKRPVTAKVSVSDDKTEAKRRKATSLLKTKAEHETSKENQKPKTVTKEKAVEKKATKDDLPKEDRVLKEIQDKNKSTKEEPPKADSDDFVVEDELPYFQCFFVDEDEGQFPFYAFSPLQV